A single bacterium DNA region contains:
- a CDS encoding DUF885 domain-containing protein, whose product MKSLVQEYLQELFDFQPVWALASGRLQAAAKTADLSEARIARHLAAMAKISRKLGRARPRAWGEARLEWELLRSDVKLREREWKRTRKYRIDPSMYVGELTYGLWYLLLRVDSPKLKVEAALARMNEAGSLLEAARRNLRRPPRLWTRLAIEETGGLLAFLADVRAELLQLAPKRAAEIRAAYARAKATVEGFREFYRGPLLKRSTGRFAVGRREYDFLLKNYHHYTIDSKRLRRIGEEQFKLARRALVEQARRIDPKKSWPGLVEEAKRRHPSAERLLSVYRRETAALRSFVRRNKIVSLPRGESLRVIETPEFTRNTIPFAAYVDPPMFGGKNQGTFFVTPVTAKGKKREELLGEHSYGALRVTALHEGYPGHHLQFAVQKHAPGTMMKIYNCSSFFEGWALYCEELMHEAGYYDDWGRLLQLKDKLWRACRILVDVGLHTGTMSDAQAVRFMAKELKMSPASARADVNWYTMRPTVPQSYLTGMLRLRELREKCRRKWGRRFNFQRFHDAVLRYGAIPVPLLEKVLLAKGLA is encoded by the coding sequence GTGAAATCTCTCGTCCAGGAATACCTTCAAGAGCTTTTCGACTTTCAACCGGTCTGGGCCTTGGCTTCGGGGCGGCTCCAGGCAGCGGCCAAGACCGCCGATTTGTCGGAGGCCCGGATCGCCCGGCACCTGGCCGCGATGGCCAAGATCTCGCGGAAGCTTGGGCGGGCTCGGCCCCGGGCTTGGGGAGAGGCTCGGCTGGAATGGGAGCTGCTTCGCAGCGACGTGAAGCTGCGGGAGCGGGAGTGGAAGCGGACCCGCAAATACCGGATCGATCCCTCGATGTATGTCGGCGAGCTGACCTATGGCCTTTGGTACCTGTTGCTCCGGGTGGATTCGCCGAAGCTCAAGGTCGAAGCCGCTTTGGCCCGGATGAACGAGGCCGGTAGCCTGTTGGAGGCCGCCCGGCGAAACCTGCGGCGGCCGCCCCGGCTTTGGACCCGGTTGGCGATCGAGGAGACCGGCGGATTGTTGGCCTTCCTGGCCGACGTGCGGGCGGAGCTGCTTCAGCTGGCGCCGAAGCGGGCCGCCGAGATCCGCGCGGCTTACGCCCGGGCCAAGGCGACCGTCGAGGGCTTCCGCGAGTTCTACCGGGGGCCCTTGCTCAAGCGCTCGACCGGACGCTTCGCGGTGGGCCGCCGGGAATATGATTTCTTGCTGAAGAACTACCACCACTACACGATCGATTCGAAGCGGCTGCGCCGGATCGGCGAGGAGCAATTCAAGCTGGCCCGCCGAGCCTTGGTCGAGCAAGCCCGGCGCATCGATCCGAAAAAGAGCTGGCCGGGCTTGGTCGAAGAGGCCAAGCGGCGCCATCCCTCGGCCGAGCGCCTGCTTTCGGTCTACCGCCGCGAGACCGCCGCGCTGCGCAGCTTCGTCCGCCGCAATAAAATCGTCAGCCTGCCGCGCGGCGAATCGCTCCGGGTCATCGAGACGCCGGAATTCACCCGCAACACGATTCCCTTCGCGGCCTACGTCGACCCGCCGATGTTCGGCGGCAAAAACCAAGGCACCTTCTTCGTCACGCCGGTCACGGCCAAAGGCAAGAAACGGGAAGAGCTGCTCGGCGAGCACAGCTACGGGGCGCTGCGGGTGACCGCGCTTCATGAGGGCTATCCCGGCCATCATTTGCAGTTCGCGGTCCAGAAGCATGCTCCGGGCACGATGATGAAGATCTACAACTGCAGCAGTTTCTTCGAGGGCTGGGCCCTTTATTGCGAGGAGCTGATGCACGAGGCCGGCTACTACGACGATTGGGGCCGGCTTCTGCAATTGAAGGACAAGCTGTGGCGGGCTTGCCGCATCTTGGTCGACGTCGGCCTTCATACCGGGACCATGAGCGATGCCCAAGCCGTGCGCTTCATGGCCAAGGAGCTCAAGATGAGCCCGGCTTCGGCCCGGGCCGACGTCAACTGGTACACGATGCGGCCGACCGTGCCGCAAAGCTATTTGACCGGCATGCTTCGCCTCCGCGAGCTTCGCGAGAAGTGCCGGCGAAAGTGGGGGAGGAGATTTAATTTCCAGCGCTTCCACGATGCGGTCTTGCGCTACGGCGCGATTCCGGTTCCCTTGCTCGAAAAGGTCTTGCTCGCAAAGGGCCTTGCCTGA
- a CDS encoding HAD-IA family hydrolase — translation MAPLLIFDLDGTLIDSKKDIANSLNFALEEEGMPTLPHEQIEALVGHGARTLVRDALGHPSEEKVGRVFQSFWRRYLDHCLDETHLYPGVARFLASHADWPMAVVTNKPEVFSQKILEGLKVRSHFRWLIGGDTLTVQKPDPAVFDPIFQEWRGEGPGLMVGDSHVDIECGRAAGLLTCAVTYGFRTREELVECRPDFLIESFSDFDDLPFFKARAEAME, via the coding sequence ATGGCGCCGCTGCTGATCTTCGACCTCGACGGAACCCTCATCGATTCCAAAAAGGACATCGCCAACAGCCTCAACTTCGCCTTGGAGGAAGAGGGCATGCCGACCTTGCCCCATGAGCAGATCGAGGCCTTGGTCGGCCACGGCGCCCGGACTCTGGTGCGCGACGCCTTGGGTCATCCGAGCGAAGAGAAAGTCGGCCGGGTTTTCCAAAGTTTTTGGCGGCGCTACCTCGATCACTGCCTGGATGAAACCCACCTGTATCCCGGCGTCGCCCGTTTCCTCGCAAGCCATGCCGATTGGCCGATGGCCGTGGTCACCAACAAGCCTGAAGTGTTTTCGCAAAAGATATTGGAGGGCCTGAAAGTCCGCTCCCATTTCCGCTGGCTGATCGGCGGCGACACCCTGACGGTGCAGAAGCCGGATCCGGCGGTTTTCGATCCGATCTTCCAGGAGTGGCGGGGCGAGGGACCGGGCCTGATGGTCGGCGACTCTCACGTCGATATCGAATGCGGCCGGGCGGCCGGGTTGCTGACCTGCGCGGTGACCTACGGTTTTCGGACGAGGGAAGAGCTGGTCGAATGCCGGCCGGATTTTTTAATCGAGAGCTTTTCCGATTTCGACGACCTGCCATTTTTCAAAGCTCGGGCGGAGGCGATGGAATGA
- a CDS encoding tetratricopeptide repeat protein codes for MTPPYQLQFAGDTQTRGLYQDLLAAGETDATLDSGFSSLSYSGIRRSSTQGATDRRLQGAELFEKAVSRPAAYRRFALEPLPWQASGDATSVEVLRRFDASVAAWRTDNNLPSGVNRALAQHVFDWVTSSSGLGLTIVENEAERNVDQVFASRRGDCTESTKTLLNLQSRVGFNPYPVWVHVDSDGNRAQHIVTGLDINGQTYLLDPVFGGFNQPHRRYTRLSLREFLAWHWNNRALDLRSSAPQTALTRFTRALQIDPNNPHILLNRGMVRRDNLSDATGARADFQAALALDASFSPASFELGNMAFDAGNYGDAATFYRQAVTSDPQNPGYRRNLILALGHLGRTQEAGPHFTILCRLDPDARDLARLARTIGARYTARPVATTR; via the coding sequence TTGACGCCCCCATACCAGCTCCAGTTTGCGGGTGATACCCAGACCCGAGGCCTTTACCAAGACCTCCTCGCCGCCGGTGAGACCGATGCCACTCTGGACTCCGGTTTTTCCTCGCTGTCCTATTCGGGCATACGGCGAAGCTCCACCCAAGGGGCCACCGACCGTCGACTGCAGGGCGCCGAGCTTTTCGAAAAGGCGGTTTCCCGTCCCGCGGCCTACCGCCGCTTCGCTTTGGAGCCCCTGCCTTGGCAAGCCTCGGGCGATGCGACTTCGGTGGAGGTGTTGCGCCGTTTCGATGCCAGCGTGGCCGCCTGGCGCACGGACAACAATCTGCCCAGCGGCGTCAACCGGGCCTTGGCCCAGCATGTCTTCGATTGGGTGACCTCCAGCTCCGGCCTCGGACTGACGATCGTCGAGAATGAGGCGGAGCGCAACGTCGATCAAGTCTTTGCCAGCCGCCGCGGCGACTGCACCGAATCCACCAAGACGCTTTTGAACTTGCAGAGCCGGGTCGGCTTCAATCCTTACCCGGTGTGGGTTCACGTCGATAGCGACGGCAACCGTGCTCAGCACATCGTCACCGGCTTGGACATCAATGGGCAGACTTACCTGCTCGATCCGGTGTTTGGGGGCTTCAACCAGCCTCACCGCCGCTACACTCGCCTGAGCTTGAGGGAGTTCCTGGCCTGGCATTGGAATAACCGAGCGCTGGACCTGCGCAGCTCGGCTCCCCAGACGGCCCTGACTCGATTCACCCGGGCTCTTCAAATCGATCCCAACAATCCTCATATCTTGCTGAACCGCGGCATGGTCCGCCGGGACAATCTCAGCGATGCGACGGGAGCGAGGGCCGATTTTCAAGCGGCCTTGGCCTTGGATGCCTCCTTTTCACCGGCTTCCTTCGAGCTGGGGAATATGGCCTTCGATGCCGGCAATTACGGTGACGCTGCGACCTTTTACCGCCAGGCGGTGACCTCCGATCCCCAAAACCCCGGCTACCGGCGTAATTTGATTCTGGCCCTTGGTCACTTGGGCCGGACCCAGGAAGCGGGTCCCCATTTCACCATTCTTTGCCGCCTTGACCCGGATGCCCGGGACCTGGCGCGGCTGGCTCGAACGATCGGAGCCCGGTATACGGCCAGGCCGGTGGCCACCACCCGCTGA
- the ispG gene encoding (E)-4-hydroxy-3-methylbut-2-enyl-diphosphate synthase: MGSYTSSLFSYQRRKTREVKVGNVGVGGSNPIRVQSMTISDTMDTEAVVKEARGLVEAGCEIVRITAPTIHHAENLKNIRARLQAEGIKVPLVADIHFTPQAAMIAADHVEKVRVNPGNYADRKLFAVKEYTDAEYEAELARMAEKFIPLVRKCKARGVAMRIGTNHGSLSDRIMNRYGDTPLGMVESALEFVRLAEAESYKDLIISMKASSPFVMIEAYRLLAQRMAELGMDYPFHLGVTEAGEGEDGRIKSAIGIGSLLEDGIGDTVRVSLTEDSIYEIPVAQALVRKFNRLQNASVAPSSEPIEISWNPMERKRRDSQAVLAEGWKLGAAATYAVVVTYPLSTSDVGGLAELEAWVKQRKADAPKMDLLFLDPPAGVSPEELDALRDKAAGLLPEIRLGLVTRDQSAAREALVVWDAARFHVSPASEDLAIKDLARLAQKNHKVLDLRFSSVEELKKRLEVLKLAAPVVLSLESRSSIADYRRAAAILDKEGVRHPLKLSIDASALEEPILEGSSALGSLLMDGLGDAVEVRGTSVEESVRLSFNILQASRLRISKAEFIACPSCGRTLFDLQTTTQRIKAKTQHLKGVKIAIMGCIVNGPGEMADADFGYVGGGPGRIHLYVGKDCVEKNIPSEIADEKLIELIKKHNRWVEAPAS; this comes from the coding sequence ATGGGCAGCTACACCTCCTCGCTCTTCTCCTACCAGCGCCGCAAAACCCGCGAAGTGAAGGTTGGCAACGTCGGCGTCGGTGGCTCCAATCCCATCCGTGTCCAGTCGATGACCATCTCCGACACGATGGATACCGAGGCGGTGGTGAAGGAGGCGCGGGGCCTGGTCGAAGCCGGCTGCGAGATCGTCCGGATCACCGCCCCCACCATTCATCACGCCGAGAACCTCAAGAACATCCGGGCCCGGTTGCAGGCCGAAGGCATCAAGGTGCCGCTGGTGGCCGACATCCATTTCACGCCCCAGGCCGCGATGATTGCGGCCGATCACGTCGAAAAGGTCCGGGTGAACCCCGGCAACTACGCCGACCGCAAGCTCTTCGCGGTCAAGGAATACACCGACGCCGAGTACGAGGCCGAGTTGGCGCGGATGGCCGAGAAATTCATCCCGCTGGTCCGCAAGTGCAAGGCGCGCGGGGTCGCCATGCGCATCGGCACCAATCACGGCAGCTTGAGTGACCGGATCATGAATCGCTATGGCGACACGCCGCTGGGCATGGTCGAATCGGCTTTGGAGTTCGTCCGACTGGCCGAAGCCGAGAGCTATAAGGATCTGATCATTTCCATGAAGGCCAGCTCGCCCTTCGTCATGATCGAGGCTTACCGATTGCTGGCTCAACGGATGGCCGAGTTGGGCATGGATTATCCTTTCCACCTGGGAGTCACCGAGGCCGGGGAGGGCGAGGACGGCCGGATCAAATCGGCGATCGGCATCGGTTCGCTGCTCGAGGACGGCATCGGCGACACGGTCCGGGTTTCGCTGACCGAAGACTCGATTTACGAAATTCCAGTGGCTCAGGCCTTGGTCCGTAAGTTCAACCGCCTGCAAAACGCTTCGGTCGCCCCTTCGAGCGAGCCCATCGAGATCTCCTGGAACCCGATGGAGCGAAAGCGTCGCGACAGTCAGGCGGTGCTGGCCGAAGGCTGGAAGCTGGGAGCGGCCGCGACTTACGCCGTCGTCGTGACCTATCCCTTAAGCACTTCCGATGTTGGCGGTTTGGCCGAGCTCGAGGCTTGGGTCAAGCAACGCAAGGCCGATGCTCCGAAAATGGATTTGCTCTTCCTGGACCCGCCGGCGGGAGTTTCGCCGGAGGAGCTCGATGCCTTGCGGGACAAAGCCGCCGGGCTTTTGCCCGAGATCCGTTTGGGATTGGTCACCCGCGATCAATCGGCCGCCCGCGAGGCCTTGGTGGTCTGGGACGCCGCCCGTTTCCACGTCTCGCCGGCCAGCGAGGACTTGGCGATCAAGGATTTGGCGCGGTTGGCCCAGAAGAATCATAAAGTCCTCGATCTACGCTTTTCCTCGGTCGAGGAGCTGAAGAAGCGGCTCGAGGTGCTGAAGCTCGCCGCCCCGGTTGTCCTCAGCCTCGAGTCGAGGAGCTCGATTGCGGACTATCGCCGGGCCGCCGCCATCCTCGACAAGGAAGGCGTTCGCCATCCGCTCAAACTGTCGATCGACGCCTCGGCTCTGGAAGAGCCGATCCTCGAAGGCTCCTCGGCCCTGGGCTCGCTCCTGATGGACGGTCTGGGCGACGCGGTCGAGGTTCGAGGGACCTCGGTCGAGGAATCGGTTCGTCTCAGCTTCAACATCCTCCAGGCTTCGCGGCTTCGGATCAGCAAGGCCGAGTTCATCGCCTGTCCTTCCTGCGGCCGCACGCTCTTCGATCTTCAGACCACGACCCAGCGGATCAAGGCCAAGACCCAGCACCTGAAGGGCGTGAAAATCGCCATCATGGGCTGCATCGTCAACGGCCCCGGCGAGATGGCCGACGCCGATTTCGGCTATGTCGGCGGCGGGCCCGGGCGGATCCACCTCTACGTCGGCAAGGATTGCGTCGAGAAGAACATCCCCTCCGAGATCGCCGACGAAAAACTGATCGAACTCATCAAGAAACACAACCGATGGGTGGAAGCCCCAGCCTCATGA